In Setaria italica strain Yugu1 chromosome IX, Setaria_italica_v2.0, whole genome shotgun sequence, the genomic stretch GACCAACCTTCCTTGAGGTCGAGTAACTTTAGTAACTTCATCATTTGCTGGTTTGTCTTTCTTGGGTGTGCTGTCAGGCGAATCACTTACAGCTGCAGTTTCTGGGGGACAAAAAGAGTAGAGGGTATAATTAATAAGAAGTTAAGATCATTACAAAATGAGAAATAAAACCAATATGCAAGATATACCTTCTTGAATAGGATTAGCTGATTGCTACTCTTGCGGAGAGAAATAACCACAAAATCACAAGAAAAAGATGAGAACAGTTATTAGACATTGTAAACCGAAATTTAGTCAGTGCAGCTGAAATGGTGATTTTTATGTGCCGTACCACTTTCAGTTTCTTCAGTATGTTGTCAAATTGGGTGGTATCATATACCCATTTGTCACGAGGATTATCTACACCAACACCTGCACAAATATCAGAGTCATGCATCAACAAACTCAGCTGTGGCCATTTAGGAAGAAAACTTCTTTGTTGAGTGACCCTTTGGCATTTCTGGAAGAAGAGAGCAGACCTAGAGTATCCTGCTTGTTTTTCACCCTAACATGACCCTTTATGCCCTGTTTGTCTTTGCCAAGGCCTTCACCTTCTTCCCATCCCTAAAACAGTATTATTCATAGCACGATCAGTATATATTCTGAATTAAGTTGGAAGCAGAGCACAGCTTGGAAAAAGCAACCAAATTACAGAAAGCACAGTTCATCCGTTCATCCTAGGGATTATTTGCATCGTACCGCTAACGAATTGTTCATGGCTCAAGCTGTAATATGATTACGATCACCTTAATCCACATGCCAATAGAAAAATTGCACAAGAACGGGACTGGATCGCGTACCATTTGTTTCATGAGGCGGAAGGCGGCGGACTGCCGCGCGATCCCTACGTAGCATGTGGACGCCTCCGGTGCAGCCATGGCGCCTGCGCTGCGTGGGGTCGTCGcggcgttcgccgccgccgggatggtGCCGCGCTCTCCTGGGTTGCCGGAGGGGGGGCGGAGAGGGAAACCCTAGTGGGGCGAGGGAAAGCGTTTTGAGGCCGTGTCTTTTGCCTGGAGATCCGTGCTCGGCGGAGTTGGTGAGGAACGGGCCACCGCGCAACAACGGGCGGGAAGGGGTTAATGGACCGAGCCTTTTGGTCGGTTTTGCGAAGTTGGGTCTGCTTTTCTTTTCTGGGCCTATTCCGTCGGCCTAGTGTGCTGTCACACAATCAAACCGTGGTGCCCTGCCCACCCACCGCCGCGTAGGGAAGGGCCTAATGGGCTTGCCTTTCGTCAGCCTCTGTTGGTTCTTCTTTTCTGGAGCCTAGGGGGAAGTTCCAATTTTCACCCTCCTCCAAATATATGCAACTATAAAACCGGATGGGGAGGACATCCAACTGGAAAATAGTCTTTAGGTAGTTTCAAGGgtgattttgcatttttatattAAATTTAAAAGCTTTGAtttagtaaaaaaaattataactaattcatttcaaatccaaaaattatgaatttggtaccaaaatttttttaaaaatgtaggCTATTTGTTGGCATTCTATTTGGAGTTATTCGCATCATATTTGCTACTATTTCTAGTATTTTATTTCTCGTAATAAAACACAAGGAACATGGAACATGAACAACTAAGATTCAAATAATGCCAAATAGAACACCAACAGATGTGTTACATTTTCTGAAAAAATTTTGCACCAATTTGATATTTTTATctaatttgaaatgaattagttatgaattttttaatTCAACCTAAACTTttaaaatttctagaaaatgcaaaaccgCTCTTGAAACCACCCAAATGGTCAAATTTAGTTTTGACAGTTGGATGTACCTCCGTGTTCGTTTTTGTAGTTGCGGGTTGAAAATTAGACTTGTGTTATAGGTGAAGGGTGAAAATTGGACTTTCCTCATTTGGTAACGATCGGTCCAGTGATAGTTGGGATAATTCCATGTATGCCATTGCAATTTTCAATAATTTAAAAAGTTCCCCCACCTGTCAGTGACACAATCGATAGCAAATTTCCAATTCTCAAAAATTGTAATGGTGTGAATCCAACTATGATAGTTTGTCTTGGGCGAACACCCCGGACAGTGAGCACGACGCAACTGATGTTAGAAAAAGGCAATCGATGTAAGGTCAGACACTTCAGCTGAATTCTAGTTTTCTTGGTAACAATCTCAAatgaactctctctctctctctctctctctgttctCTCAACTTGTGCCTGTGGTGCTCCACTGTTCTTACGTAATTCACCACTAAACAGATGCGTGCACGGTAGAGGTGACCTCGACTAAAGTTAAAGACCGGAAAATTTGCAAAGATTTACGGGGTCCTTTGTCCCAAACCCTGTCAACGAGGTAGGCGATCGTCCACTTATACGAAGGCCTGAATTTTCAGTGATTCTTCACCAGTTcacctgcacggctgcaccttGTTCAAGAGGCCGTAGTCTGCAGGTGACTGTCAGTGCCATGGCCGGACTCGGGCCTCGGGGACAGTGGCCGTTCAAGATCTGTATGACATGCGGTCCGCCATGACCGGCTGCTCTTGCATGTTGTAGACTGAATGAAAGTTTAGTCTTTCAGAGTTCCGAACATGCCCGGTTTCGTGATGGAAAAGATCATCGATGCGCCGCCCACGCATCAGTTCAGTTGATCGACTAACCGAGGAAAATATCTTCTCGTTTGCCACATCAGCGAGATAATACGTGCGTCCCAATCATCGGTCGCAAAATTTTCCTCACTCGATCATGGCTTTCGTGATCCCCTGCATCTGCACACAGACCGTAGCCATATGAGGAAAACTGCGCGTGGCAACGTGGAGCCTTCAGCTGCGACCTCCCGTGTCCCGTCCCGCACTCATGTACATGTCCCATCCAACAATAATCCATGATCCATGTCATCCACCATCCGAGAGCGGCCAGAGCACCACTACTCACTAGGGCTCGCTCCTGTCACCGGCCAGCCACACCCCCGCGCGTCACCGTCGCCACCATGAAGAAGGCCACTCGCACTCACACCTCGCTTTCGCTCCGGCCGCTCGCCACCGCCATCACCCTGCAGCGCATGCATCAGTCACCAGGTGTCCGGACGACAGAGCTCGGCAGTGCGCGAcccccgccccggccgcgcccgcgtcgacgtcgtcgtcgtgccTCCTTGTATATTCGCCATGAGGGAGGTGTGGCCGTCGGCAAGTGCGATCGGTAGTGGGGCGGCAGACCACCAAAATAGGCGACGCTGGACAGCGCAGGGCTCCTGTGCTGACACGTATATACGTCGAGGAATGCGTTCTGAGAGCGCACGACGGTAAAAGAATACTTGAGTGCCGGACTAGATAGCGTTGGTCAATAGATTTCCTTTTTAGACGCGATGCTACATTGGGTCAATGGCAGGAGATCGAAGCTTTCCTTACGCGGAGGATTGGAGGAAGAACTATACAAATACAGAGAAGGGTGACACTGTGGAAGAGGACAGGGGAGTCGACAGGAGAAGCGACGCCGGGCATGGGCTTCATATGGCTGCAGGTCGGCGCGGTGCTAGTGGCCGTGGgctcgcgcgcgcggccgcggggcgCATGCAGTGGTGCGCGCGGGGACAGGCTCCCCGTTCCCGCCACGTGgtgcggcgcggccgccgccccggccatgTGCGCGCGCTGTCCTTTTCCACTGCCGCGGTGGCTAGGCTGCCTGCACCTACCACCCCTAGCCGGAAGGGTGGCCCTTGCCCCCGGGACACGCCGCTCTCCAATGGCCCTCGCCGGGCGGCCGAGAACCCGAGCCCCAAGCGCAGCCGCCGCGGACGACAGGTCGACAGCGACGCACGCAATCGCTAACCTCATGACTCAGGCACGCCATCAAGAATTCAATTGAATTAAATCTTCCACTCACAGGGAAGAGAATCACGAATAATGCCACTCCTAACAGATAACACTACCAGTCGGGTCGAGTcgaggaaggaaagaaagatgCCTCTGCCTTTCATTCCCTTCCTAAAATACGGAGCAGAGCTGGCCGTAAAAGGCAGGGGAGGTGAGTCAGCTCGCATCGCGTGCCGTCTCGGCGTCCCCTCCTCCTCGCTCGCTCGCGCCATCCTTCCTATCCTAGTATAAATAAAAGGCAGCCGCGGCCGCTCCGGCCGGCGCTCGTCCCGGATTTCCATGCCCGCGAGCTGTTGACCTCGCTGCCCGCCAGcgccaacgacgacgacgactccggCCCACTTGTTTGCCCTCCGCACATCCCGTGCGCCGAGGCCCCGACCGCACGGTCATCCACGCGCCCAAAACTAGTCGGCCCGGCGCAGAACCAGCGATCCCTGTCGAGCCGCTGTCCGTGTCCGCTTCTTCACTCACTGGTAACCGCCTGCGAACAGCCAGCCATGGCCGTCGCgaggctggtggcggcggctccaTTCCCTGTGGCCGCGTCGCGCGTCCGGGCGGCCCGTCCGGCCGCGtcccgcgcggcgccgcggctggCGTTCGCGCCCCTCgcggtgcgcgcggcggccCGATGCGCcgtgcccgcgcgcgcgcgcgtggtggcggacgacgacgaggccgccgtcggcggcaccggcggcgaggaggaggcggacgccggcgaagcggacacggaggcggaggccgcgcggctggcggtggcggcgcgcgcggcgcggaagCAGTCGGAGCGGCGGACGTacctggtggcggcggtgatgtCCAGCCTCGGGATCAcgtccatggccgccgctgccgtctaTTACCGCTTCGCCTGGCAAATGGAGGTATGTTACGCGTGTGCCCGCCGGCGCGAttcgttcgccgccgccgtctcgatTTCCGTGCCGATCGCTGACGAACGGGAATGCTTGGTCAGGGAGGCGAGATCCCGGTGACGGAGATGGTGGGCACCTTCGCGCTTTCGGTGGGCGCCGCGGTAAGTGACGACTGCTTccgttgagccacgcggcgcgcCTGCCGCATTTTGCTTTGCTATGATGCTATCGTTCGATGGATTTTTCGTTGATGGCGCGCACCGTTCAGGTCGGGATGGAGTTCTGGGCGCGGTGGGCGCACCGTGCGCTGTGGCACGCCTCGCTGTGGGACATGCACGAGTcccaccaccggccgcgcgACGGGCCCTTCGAGCTCAACGACGTCTTCGCCATCGTCAACGCCGTGCCGGCCATGTCCCTCCTGGCCTACGGCTTCTTCAACCGGGGCCTCGTCCCTGGTCTCTGCTTCGGCGCGGTGAGTCAAACGCCTTTCCCACCCTCGGTTCCTATCCTATCCTATCTTCCTCGCTCGGGGACGGGTCGGGGTCCCCCAGAAACATTACAATTTGACCAAGCGTGTTGAACGTGGTAGTATTAGGTATCAATCGAATATCATTAGCGCATCATCACATCCACATccacggccggccggcagccgcCCCGGTGAAATGGTTCAACGGTCAaaaagcagagagagagagagagagtgagttCTTTGTAAAAACACTCTGCAAGATTTTCCCCTGGAATTATCACCAGACAAGGAAAAGAATTATCACCAAAGCTGTTTCTGCTGTCGGGTCAAGGAAAGGCATCGTCCAACGGTCACACCTAACGCGCGCATGCGGGCCGCCCGCCACGAATTGATCTCCACCTAGCTCCACGGCTATACCTGACGTGCCCGTGTGCGTTTGCAGGGGCTGGGGATCACGCTGTTCGGGATGGCGTACATGTTCGTGCACGACGGCCTCGTCCACCGCCGCTTCCCCGTGGGGCCCATCGAGAACGTGCCCTACTTCcgccgtgtcgccgccgcccatcAGGTCCGCTCCTGTCCTAAACCCAACCGCACAGACAGTCTCTCCGGTTTTTCACCTGCCGGGATCTGGCTCTTAGCTGCTGCTACTCTGTGGGTGCTTGCAGATACACCACATGGACAAGTTCCAGGGCGTGCCCTACGGCCTCTTCCTCGGCCCCAAGGTTACTTTGGACTCAGCTCTGATTCATCATTCGTAACATCAGTTTGATCATGCAGATTTCAAATTGACCTTTGGCAACTAACTTCATTGTCTATGAACAATGTCTGCAGGAGCTGAAGGAGGTGGGAGGGACTGAGGAGCTGGAGAAGGAGATCAAGAAGAGGATCAAGAGGAAAGGGACCTTAGATGCCATCCAATAAGACCTGCTTTGCTACATACCTGAAGAAGCAGCGCATTTCGCTGTTTTTTTGCATCTTCGGCTTTCACATTAGATCTTTCGCATCTCCTAGTGCTTCGATGTAGCCCTTATATATACCACTAGTGTGTGTATTGTCTCCTTTCTGTCAATAGAAGAGCAGAGGAATAACCTAGTTACAGGTGGCAGCTCATGCATGATTCTTCTTGATTGGGACGGGACGGTGGAGCCGTGGAGCACACTGCTGCTCTGCTGCTGGGGGTTTCAGGCTTACCACTGCTGATCGTGTAGTGTCCTCTGTATGGATTGTACAGCAGCGATGTCCGGCCGCTGACAGTGGCCCTCCTTTTTCGTGTCTTGTTAAAACAACAGTGGCATTACGTATTTTCTCTTTGCTGCACTGAAAAATTCTCACGCCGACATTCACCGCACTCCTCTTCCTTCTGTCTCGTGTGTTCCTCAGGAAACATGTGTTCTACCGGGGTTCATAAAGATTGACAGTTACTAGTATTGACATTGTTAACGGTCAGGTCGTGCCGGATCTTGTATCAGCAAAGGCCCACCACATGGGACCGGTGGTCGTGGCATTGTTGGCGATCGCCAGAACAGTGAGCGTGCTGTTTGCTGCCCCCCGGTGGAACAGGGGCACAGCCGCACAGGGCAGGTGATCAGCACTGAGCTGACAGAGGAGCTGATGATACAGTTGGGGGTTGG encodes the following:
- the LOC101770294 gene encoding beta-carotene 3-hydroxylase, chloroplastic, whose protein sequence is MAVARLVAAAPFPVAASRVRAARPAASRAAPRLAFAPLAVRAAARCAVPARARVVADDDEAAVGGTGGEEEADAGEADTEAEAARLAVAARAARKQSERRTYLVAAVMSSLGITSMAAAAVYYRFAWQMEGGEIPVTEMVGTFALSVGAAVGMEFWARWAHRALWHASLWDMHESHHRPRDGPFELNDVFAIVNAVPAMSLLAYGFFNRGLVPGLCFGAGLGITLFGMAYMFVHDGLVHRRFPVGPIENVPYFRRVAAAHQIHHMDKFQGVPYGLFLGPKELKEVGGTEELEKEIKKRIKRKGTLDAIQ